The following is a genomic window from Prunus persica cultivar Lovell chromosome G7, Prunus_persica_NCBIv2, whole genome shotgun sequence.
caattaattattaaagtcATCCCCGTtagttttctcaaattttttgttacGTTTTATTGTTAGGTTAATTACATCGATAATCATTCACCTACAACAGACAGTAAATATACCACTATGTCCTTGTCTTCATACTTATATAACCTTAGCAGCAGATGCCAGTTGAGTTGATGGGATGGAGAGAAAACTTGTGCACTCACAGTCACCCTAGTGAGATCCAATTTTtcgtttatttaattaattggaATTGCTACCACCTTTTCTGTCCCACTTTgagaaaaagcaaaagcagagaaaaagcaaagaaggaaaagaaaaacataaaagaaagggaagaaagaaaaaaagcagaTCAGAGTAATAAAGAAATGAGCTAgctagagaaaaaaagagagaggagagagagaaggaaacaaCAAAGACAAAGGTTCTCAAAACTCCATAATTATTCAAATTCTCTTAAAAACCGGACCTGGGTTTTCCCCCTAGTACTACTTAATCCAGTGCAGGAGGACCTCTCAAAGTTTCTACAAAGACTTGTTTTGGGAGCTTCAGCAAAAGACCAAAAAAGAGAAGCCAAGGGAGCCAGCTGAGATCGATATATATTAGAGAAACcaacaaaaagagaacaaaaggAAGCTCGCTAGCTAGCCTATAACTCAGCTCTCGTTCAGAATCAGAAGATAATAAGAGGCATGAATAGAGGTGTTAATTTGCAGAGCTCACCGGTGCAACAAATGATGGCCGGAAACCCTAACTGGTGGAGTATCAATAGCATGAGGCCACCAACCCAGCCATCTGTTACTTCTCCTTTCttgcctcctcctcctcctcctccttcttttTTCATTCCACAGTTCGTACCAAACACTTCCTCTTCTCCATCAACAACTTCTTCAGGacttccttttccttcttgGCATATTGACGATAACATCCAGGAGCTTCCAGAGTCTTGGAGCCAACTCCTCTTGTAATTaattatctctctctctctctctctctctctctctctctctctctctctctctcttacatgGCTGCCTGCATGCATGGTCTTTATATCATATGCTTGAAGACAAATGAATATCGTTTTTGTTATTTAGATAACATTTTGTTAATTAGTTCAAGGTTAGCTTATTATTAGTGGATCGgggtttgatttgtttttcaacTGTCAGGGGTGGATTGGTAGGCGAAGATGAGAAGGGGGCTCTCATGAGGCAATTTCATCAAGCAAAGAATAAGCTGGAGAATTGGGACGAGCAAATATTAAGTAGCACGCAGGCTCCAAATGCTCCTGCTGCTGATGTGAAGCAAGAAAGCTCGGGATGCGGCAGCTTTGTGTACGGACACCAGCAAGGGGTTAATGATCACCAACATCATCAAGATTTTCAGTCGGCGGCTTTGTCTCAAATTATGCAATCAACTGCTTCTGCCTCATCCTCTCCTAAGTCTTCTTGTGTGACGAGTTTCAACACCAGCATGTTGGATTTTTCTAGCAAGTCAGATGTGAGGCATCCTCCACCACATCGATCCTCTGACCAGGTAATTAAGAGAGAGATCAGAGAGAGTCCATATTCttgatatgaaaaataaaataaaatcacatattcttgATTTCCTAGGGTTTCgaaaattctttcttttttatttcagaTTTAAATAGGTTTTTTAAATGCATGAATTAATGCGGATGAGTTAAGTGTATGAAAGATTTAGGGAGTCATCAAAAGGAATTATGATTTATGAGATGGTTTTctcttctcaaattttttgttatttttgggATTAATGTAAAGGCCTTCTCAACATTAAATTAATCCCATTTCTAGAATCACATTAACTTGGAGGAATGAATCAGCTTCCTTTTTCGCACTCTAAATTAGCCATAAATTTATTCatagttattttatttataaaatctagttatataattttatatgcTAATTAATCAACACAAGCCAATCACGattcttaatttattatatttccttttggttttcttttttctctctctaaagtGTAACAGCACTGCAAATGGTGGTGGGGCGCTGAAGAGAGCAAGAGTTCAACCTTCTTCAACGCCAACCTTCAAGGTGACGTCTCTAACTGATCATCAGACGACAGATTAcagaaacctctctctctctctctctctctctctctc
Proteins encoded in this region:
- the LOC18769105 gene encoding transcription factor bHLH68, producing the protein MNRGVNLQSSPVQQMMAGNPNWWSINSMRPPTQPSVTSPFLPPPPPPPSFFIPQFVPNTSSSPSTTSSGLPFPSWHIDDNIQELPESWSQLLLGGLVGEDEKGALMRQFHQAKNKLENWDEQILSSTQAPNAPAADVKQESSGCGSFVYGHQQGVNDHQHHQDFQSAALSQIMQSTASASSSPKSSCVTSFNTSMLDFSSKSDVRHPPPHRSSDQCNSTANGGGALKRARVQPSSTPTFKVRKEKLGDRITALHQLVSPFGKTDTASVLLEAIGYIRFLQSQIEALSLPYLGSGSGNMRQQPQSAVHGERNCMFPEDPGQLLNDHCMKRKGAPEQDADEEAKKDLRSRGLCLVPVSCTLQVGSDNGADYWAPALGGGFQ